A DNA window from Calliphora vicina chromosome 1, idCalVici1.1, whole genome shotgun sequence contains the following coding sequences:
- the ChT gene encoding high-affinity choline transporter 1 gives MINIAGVVSIVLFYLLILFVGIWAGRKKESGNDSEEEVMLAGRSIGLFVGIFTMTATWVGGGYINGTAEAIYTSGLVWCQAPFGYALSLVFGGIFFANPMRKQGYITMLDPLQDSFGERMGGLLFLPALCGEVFWAAGILAALGATLSVIIDMDHRTSVILSSCIAIFYTLFGGLYSVAYTDVIQLFCIFIGLWMCIPFAWANEHVKSLTSMDVDWIGHVDPDQRWFYIDYGLLLIFGGIPWQVYFQRVLSSKTASRAQILSYVAAAGCILMAIPPVLIGAIAKATNWNETDYTGPYPLTVQETSMILPMVLQYLTPDFVSFFGLGAVSAAVMSSADSSVLSAASMFARNVYKLIFRQKASEMEIIWVMRGGIIVVGILSTIMALTIPSIYGLWSMCSDLVYVILFPQLLMVVHFKKHCNTYGSLAAYIVALFIRLSGGEALLGLPALIHFPGYDEENQTQLFPFRTMAMLLSLITLILVSWWTKMMFESGKLPPSYDVFRCVVNIPEDVVRVGEPAESGEQLSVMAGPLARSYGAATMAGKDERNGRINPALETDDDDLPINEAKRLNQQTAQEQVQRMLSSATGQNRRDSDAEGGGGGGSNSGSGYQGGGGGMAVPTAEQDNTAF, from the exons ATGATAAATATTGCTGGCGTTGTGAGCATTGTGCTCTTTTATTTGCTCATCTTATTTGTGGGTATTTGGGCTGGTCGTAAAAAGGAATCTGGCAATGATTCTGAGGAGGAGGTCATGTTGGCCGGCCGTTCAATTGGTCTTTTTGTTGGTATATTTACAATGACCG CAACCTGGGTAGGTGGCGGTTACATTAATGGTACGGCTGAAGCCATTTACACCTCCGGCTTGGTTTGGTGTCAGGCTCCTTTTGGCTACGCATTAAGTTTAGTATTTG GTGGTATATTCTTTGCCAATCCTATGCGTAAACAAGGCTACATTACCATGTTGGATCCTTTGCAAGATTCGTTTGGTGAGCGTATGGGTGGTCTTTTGTTTTTGCCTGCCCTTTGTGGTGAAGTTTTCTGGGCTGCTGGCATTTTAGCCGCTTTGGGAGCCACACTCTCTGTGATTATTGATATGGATCATCGTACATCGGTAATTTTGTCATCGTGCATTGCCATTTTCTATACACTGTTTGGCGGTCTCTATTCGGTGGCCTACACGGATGTCatacaattgttttgtatttttattggttTGTGGATGTGCATACCGTTCGCTTGGGCGAATGAGCATGTGAAGAGTTTGACATCAATGGATGTCGATTGGATTGGTCATGTGGATCCGGATCAGAGGTGGTTCTATATAGACTACGGATTGTTGTTGATATTTGGTGGTATACCGTGGCAG GTTTATTTCCAACGTGTTTTATCCAGTAAGACTGCAAGTCGTGCACAAATTTTATCCTATGTAGCAGCAGCAGGTTGTATTTTAATGGCCATCCCACCGGTATTGATTGGCGCAATTGCCAAAGCTACAA ATTGGAATGAAACCGATTACACTGGACCGTATCCTCTAACCGTGCAAGAAACTAGTATGATTTTACCCATGGTATTACAGTATTTAACACCAGATTTTGTGTCGTTCTTTGGCTTGGGTGCTGTTTCAGCAGCCGTTATGTCCTCAGCAGATTCGTCAGTGTTGTCGGCCGCGTCAATGTTTGCACGTAACGTATACAAGTTAATATTTCGTCAGAAGGCTTCCGAAATGGAAATTATATGGGTGATGAGAGGTGGAATTATTGTGGTGGGTATTTTATCCACCATAATGGCCTTGACTATACCCTCGATTTATGGTTTGTG GTCCATGTGTTCTGATTTGGTCTACGTCATTCTGTTTCCTCAACTCTTAATGGTGGTGCATTTCAAAAAACATTGCAATACTTATGGTAGTTTAGCAGCTTATATTGTAGCATTGTTCATACGACTGTCGGGAGGCGAGGCTTTACTGGGCTTACCCGCTCTAATACATTTCCCCGGTTATGATGAAGAAAATCAAACTCAACTGTTTCCATTCCGTACAATGGCCATGCTTCTAAGTTTGATTACATTAATTTTGGTTTCATGGTGGACTAA aatgatgttTGAATCTGGCAAATTGCCACCTAGTTATGATGTGTTCCGTTGTGTGGTGAATATACCAGAGGATGTGGTTAGAGTTGGCGAACCAGCCGAGTCGGGAGAACAG CTTTCTGTTATGGCTGGACCATTGGCACGATCATATGGTGCCGCCACAATGGCAGGCAAAGATGAGCGTAACGGACGCATAAATCCAGCACTAGAAACCGATGACGATGATCTTCCCATTAATGAAGCCAAGCGATTAAATCAACAAACGGCACAAGAACAAGTACAAAGAATGTTGAGCAGCGCCACCGGACAAAACAGAAGAGACAGTGACGCTGAAGGTGGTGGCGGAGGCGGTAGCAATAGTGGTAGTGGTTATCAGGGTGGAGGAGGAGGTATGGCTGTGCCAACTGCTGAGCAAGACAATACtgccttttaa